The following are encoded in a window of Arthrobacter sp. NicSoilB4 genomic DNA:
- a CDS encoding transglycosylase domain-containing protein — MATGKNPLFDTATTLGKILLFLGVSAICGVLVAGLLVPAAAVTGSSASGSIKFFETLPAELKVDPPSQSTTILASDGSVIASLYAENRTKVSLDQMSPYIKDAVIAIEDSRFYEHGGVDTTGIMRALVSTARGNKQGASTITQQYVNNVINSSLEAEGKSDQVLLNGVNKGVGDKLREMKLAIALEKKFTKEEILEGYLNIVFFNRDAYGIEAASKFFFSTTAKDLTLPQAALLAGLVNSPSFYDPITNPENAKVRRDLVLQSMLTQGKIKQADYDAAVATPVETKVTPARQGCAYSATAPYFCDYVLHLLLNNPAYGADADARVRKVFRGGLTIKTTLDPNAQAAAQTQVEASAGENPDKWGASLVSVQPGSGKIVSMAQNTQFLEAEGKFNNVINFNVDMKDAKGNDLGGLGGFQPGSTMKPFTFAQWLNEGKSMNTVLNGSVRKYPLNFRWKNTCPTPVQGAYNTAEEGLGAAPDLQNAEEDWYRPLSVLEGLYNSINTITFASAAQVDLCGIQKIVDAVGIHAGQTNEPVPMTRLSNLIGATQTSPLTMASAFATFANDGKYCEPIAIESVTDATGAQLPAQATSCRDAIKPEVARGVTYALQEVLNRGSGSLIQPRISTRTSFPIAAKTGTNDRNNSTWVVGFTSGLATASWFGDALGGQDRFGRNLTLNGKFYKAIDGYMIAGPQFSKYMAQVAPAFGTNPFPAPPSNLVTSPAPAPKPSSDATPAPSSPAPSEPAPAPSDQPGNGDKPKP; from the coding sequence ATGGCGACTGGTAAGAACCCTTTATTTGACACGGCCACCACCCTCGGAAAGATCCTTCTTTTCCTGGGCGTGAGCGCCATTTGTGGCGTCCTGGTGGCGGGACTGCTGGTCCCTGCGGCCGCCGTCACCGGCAGCTCGGCCAGCGGATCGATCAAATTTTTCGAGACCCTTCCGGCCGAGCTGAAAGTGGACCCGCCGAGCCAGTCGACGACGATCCTGGCCTCCGACGGCAGCGTGATCGCCAGCCTCTACGCGGAGAACCGCACCAAAGTCTCCCTCGACCAGATGTCGCCGTACATCAAGGATGCGGTCATCGCCATCGAGGACAGCCGCTTCTACGAGCACGGCGGCGTGGACACCACCGGCATCATGCGTGCGCTGGTCAGCACCGCCCGCGGCAACAAGCAGGGCGCGTCCACCATCACGCAGCAGTACGTCAACAACGTCATCAACTCTTCCCTCGAGGCCGAGGGAAAGAGCGACCAGGTCCTCCTCAACGGTGTGAACAAGGGCGTCGGCGACAAACTGCGGGAAATGAAGCTCGCCATCGCCCTGGAGAAGAAGTTCACCAAGGAAGAGATCCTCGAGGGTTACCTCAACATCGTCTTCTTCAACCGCGACGCCTACGGCATCGAGGCCGCGTCCAAGTTCTTCTTCAGCACCACCGCCAAGGATCTGACCCTGCCGCAGGCCGCTCTCCTGGCCGGCCTCGTCAACAGCCCGTCCTTCTATGACCCGATCACCAACCCCGAGAACGCCAAGGTCCGGCGCGACCTGGTGCTCCAGTCCATGCTGACCCAGGGCAAGATCAAGCAGGCCGACTACGATGCCGCCGTTGCCACTCCGGTGGAAACGAAGGTCACCCCGGCGCGCCAGGGCTGTGCCTACTCGGCGACGGCCCCGTACTTCTGCGACTACGTGCTGCACCTGCTGCTGAACAACCCGGCCTACGGCGCGGACGCCGACGCCCGGGTCCGCAAGGTGTTCCGCGGCGGCCTCACCATCAAGACCACGCTGGACCCGAATGCCCAGGCCGCGGCACAGACCCAGGTTGAGGCCTCCGCCGGGGAGAACCCGGACAAGTGGGGCGCCTCGCTGGTCTCCGTGCAGCCGGGCTCGGGCAAGATCGTCTCCATGGCCCAGAACACCCAGTTCCTGGAGGCCGAGGGGAAGTTCAACAACGTCATCAACTTCAACGTGGACATGAAGGACGCCAAGGGCAATGACCTCGGCGGCCTGGGCGGTTTCCAGCCCGGGTCCACCATGAAGCCGTTTACCTTCGCGCAGTGGCTGAACGAGGGCAAGTCCATGAACACGGTCCTCAACGGTTCCGTGCGCAAGTACCCGCTGAACTTCCGGTGGAAGAACACCTGCCCCACCCCCGTGCAAGGCGCCTACAACACGGCGGAAGAAGGCCTGGGCGCGGCTCCTGACCTGCAGAACGCCGAAGAGGACTGGTACCGCCCCCTGTCCGTCCTCGAGGGCCTCTACAACTCGATCAACACCATCACCTTTGCCTCCGCGGCGCAGGTGGACCTCTGTGGCATCCAGAAGATCGTCGACGCCGTGGGAATCCACGCGGGCCAGACGAACGAGCCCGTTCCCATGACCCGGCTGTCGAACCTGATCGGCGCCACCCAGACCTCGCCGCTGACCATGGCCAGCGCGTTTGCGACCTTCGCGAACGACGGCAAGTACTGCGAGCCGATCGCCATCGAGTCGGTCACGGACGCCACCGGCGCCCAGCTGCCGGCGCAGGCCACGAGCTGCCGCGATGCGATCAAACCGGAAGTTGCCCGCGGCGTGACCTATGCGCTGCAGGAAGTCCTTAACCGCGGTTCCGGCTCCCTGATCCAGCCGCGGATCTCCACCCGGACCAGCTTCCCGATCGCTGCCAAGACCGGTACCAACGACCGCAACAACTCCACCTGGGTGGTCGGCTTCACCAGCGGCCTGGCGACGGCGTCATGGTTCGGCGATGCGCTCGGCGGCCAGGACCGGTTCGGCCGCAACCTAACCCTGAACGGCAAGTTCTACAAGGCGATCGACGGTTACATGATCGCGGGTCCGCAGTTCTCGAAATACATGGCCCAGGTGGCACCGGCGTTCGGCACCAACCCGTTCCCGGCCCCGCCGTCGAACCTGGTGACCAGCCCGGCTCCCGCGCCCAAGCCGTCGTCGGATGCGACGCCGGCACCGTCCAGCCCGGCCCCGAGTGAGCCGGCGCCGGCGCCGTCGGACCAGCCAGGTAACGGCGATAAGCCCAAACCGTGA
- a CDS encoding metallophosphoesterase → MNRLDPLASRVRRVGRGFAVTAAAGAVSGAAMTAYGLWEKNQFVLREETLPILPVGFGPIRVLHLSDIHFVPGQQRKAEWLSSLAGLRPDLVVNTGDNLSHAQAVEPLLESLRPLMEFPGVFVPGSNDYFAPRLKNPASYFLGPSSKPKTPAKLDWPRLRSGFGMGGWVDLTNRCQSLVVKGLRIDFSGVDDPHLGLERYAGWPRGTKGQNTRPHLRVAVIHAPYQRVLDHFTEDGTDLLLAGHTHGGQICLPGYGALVANCDLPTWRAKGLHDWESKGRTTPVNVSGGIGTSRFAPVRIACRPEAVLLTLTERP, encoded by the coding sequence GTGAACCGGCTTGACCCGCTGGCAAGCCGCGTCCGACGCGTCGGGCGCGGCTTTGCCGTAACCGCTGCCGCCGGCGCCGTCTCAGGCGCCGCCATGACCGCGTACGGGCTGTGGGAGAAAAACCAGTTTGTCCTGCGCGAAGAGACCCTCCCGATCCTCCCTGTCGGCTTTGGCCCGATCCGGGTGCTTCACCTGAGCGACATCCACTTCGTGCCCGGCCAGCAGCGGAAGGCCGAATGGCTGTCCTCGCTGGCGGGACTGCGGCCGGACCTGGTGGTGAACACCGGCGACAACCTCAGCCACGCCCAGGCCGTGGAGCCCCTGCTGGAGTCGCTCCGCCCGCTGATGGAGTTCCCCGGGGTCTTCGTTCCCGGCTCGAACGACTACTTCGCCCCGCGGCTGAAGAACCCGGCGTCGTACTTCCTGGGCCCGTCCTCGAAACCCAAGACCCCGGCCAAGCTGGACTGGCCGCGGCTCCGTTCCGGTTTTGGCATGGGCGGCTGGGTGGACTTGACCAACCGCTGCCAGTCGCTGGTGGTCAAGGGCCTGCGCATTGACTTTTCGGGCGTGGACGATCCGCATCTCGGCCTCGAGCGGTACGCCGGCTGGCCCCGCGGCACCAAGGGCCAAAACACCAGACCGCACCTCCGCGTCGCTGTGATCCATGCGCCCTACCAGCGCGTCCTGGACCATTTCACCGAGGACGGCACCGACCTGCTCCTGGCCGGGCACACCCACGGGGGCCAGATCTGCCTCCCGGGATACGGCGCGCTGGTCGCCAACTGCGACCTCCCGACGTGGCGTGCCAAGGGCCTGCACGACTGGGAAAGCAAGGGACGCACGACGCCGGTGAACGTCTCCGGCGGCATCGGCACCTCGCGTTTCGCCCCGGTACGGATCGCGTGCAGGCCCGAGGCCGTGCTGCTCACGCTCACCGAGCGTCCCTGA
- a CDS encoding ABC transporter ATP-binding protein, with translation MAKQTSFFSSISRLYPHVKPIIPRLVMGLLCALLASVVALAIPQVLRVLVNQSLQPGGSTDAVWIASLVILVLGIAEAVLVALRRQFVINPATTVETRMRVSLYGHLQDLTVSFHDRWGSGQLLSRAMTDLNFLRRWMAFGAIMLVVTTLTVVIGVAVMFSMSWQLALIFLAAAVPIMIYGFRFRTRFSKVARRSQDQAGDLATTVEESVHGIRVLKAFGRSREALENFNEQAEELRQTEIAKAKHLATFSLVVTLLPELALGAGLVVGILLASTGELSIGALVAFFATAAVIATPVEFCGMLLAMALTAKTAVDRHFEVMDSVNTITSPDQPRRPAELKGALSFNNATFAYEDAPDKPILNDISLDIKPGETMALVGITGSGKSALLQLVPRLYEVTDGSITIDGVDLREFSVEELRTVVAVAFEDTTLFSSSVRDNVMLGAPAGLPAERREEALEEALDVAQAHFAYSLPAGLDTLIGEEGLSLSGGQRQRIALARAIAARPRVLVLDDPLSALDVHTEELVEARLREVLTETTTLIVAHRPSTVALADRVALLEDGRITAVGTHTELLAENRHYRYVIASLDPEPRDLDSELLDSELSDLDAEEVSR, from the coding sequence ATGGCCAAGCAGACCTCATTTTTCTCCTCCATCAGCCGTCTCTATCCGCACGTCAAGCCGATCATTCCGCGGCTGGTCATGGGCCTGCTCTGCGCACTGCTCGCCAGCGTGGTGGCCCTGGCCATCCCCCAGGTGCTCCGGGTGCTGGTCAACCAGTCCCTCCAGCCCGGCGGCAGCACGGACGCGGTCTGGATCGCCTCCCTCGTCATCCTGGTCCTGGGCATTGCCGAGGCGGTGCTCGTGGCCCTGCGCCGGCAGTTCGTGATCAACCCCGCGACCACGGTCGAGACCCGGATGCGGGTGTCCCTGTACGGCCATCTGCAGGACCTGACGGTCTCCTTCCACGACCGCTGGGGCTCCGGGCAGCTGCTCTCCCGCGCCATGACGGACCTGAATTTCCTGCGCCGCTGGATGGCCTTCGGCGCCATCATGCTGGTGGTTACCACCCTGACCGTCGTGATCGGCGTCGCCGTCATGTTCTCGATGAGCTGGCAGCTGGCACTGATCTTCCTCGCCGCCGCGGTGCCGATCATGATCTACGGCTTCCGCTTCCGCACCCGCTTCAGCAAGGTGGCCCGCCGCAGCCAGGACCAGGCCGGCGACCTCGCCACCACGGTCGAGGAATCGGTCCACGGGATCCGTGTGCTCAAGGCGTTCGGCCGCAGCCGCGAGGCACTGGAAAACTTCAACGAACAGGCCGAGGAACTCCGGCAGACCGAGATTGCGAAGGCCAAGCACCTCGCCACGTTCAGCCTGGTGGTCACCCTCCTGCCCGAGCTGGCCCTCGGCGCCGGCCTCGTCGTCGGCATCCTGCTGGCCTCCACCGGCGAGCTGAGCATCGGCGCGCTCGTGGCGTTCTTCGCCACCGCTGCCGTCATCGCCACGCCGGTGGAATTCTGCGGCATGCTGCTGGCCATGGCCCTCACCGCGAAAACCGCGGTGGACCGGCACTTCGAGGTGATGGACTCGGTGAACACCATCACCAGCCCCGACCAGCCGCGCCGCCCCGCCGAGCTGAAGGGCGCCCTCAGCTTCAACAACGCCACCTTCGCCTACGAGGATGCCCCGGACAAGCCGATCCTCAACGACATCAGCCTTGACATCAAACCCGGCGAAACCATGGCCCTGGTGGGAATCACGGGCAGCGGGAAGAGCGCCCTGCTCCAGCTGGTCCCCCGGCTGTACGAGGTCACGGACGGTTCCATCACCATCGACGGGGTGGACCTGCGCGAGTTCAGCGTCGAGGAGCTCCGCACGGTGGTCGCCGTCGCGTTTGAGGACACCACCTTGTTCTCCAGCTCCGTCCGCGACAACGTGATGCTCGGCGCCCCGGCCGGCCTCCCCGCCGAGCGCCGGGAAGAGGCCCTGGAGGAGGCGCTCGACGTCGCCCAGGCCCACTTCGCGTACTCGCTCCCGGCCGGCCTGGACACCCTGATCGGCGAGGAAGGGCTCAGCCTGTCGGGCGGCCAGCGGCAGCGCATCGCCCTGGCCCGCGCCATCGCCGCCCGGCCCAGGGTCCTGGTCTTGGACGATCCGCTGTCCGCCCTTGATGTCCACACCGAGGAGCTCGTCGAGGCCAGGCTGCGGGAGGTGCTCACCGAAACGACGACGCTGATCGTGGCGCACAGGCCGTCCACCGTCGCGCTGGCGGACCGGGTGGCCCTGCTGGAGGACGGACGCATCACCGCCGTCGGCACCCACACCGAGCTGCTCGCGGAGAACCGCCACTACCGCTACGTGATCGCCAGCCTCGACCCGGAGCCGCGGGACCTGGACTCCGAGCTGCTGGATTCCGAACTGTCAGATCTCGACGCCGAGGAGGTTTCCCGATGA
- a CDS encoding ABC transporter ATP-binding protein: MSSATFGTANEDNAHLSKGESKTVRRRSLALLGSLIRPVRRRFWLTIAAVVLSQAARVAGPALIAFGIDRALPALTAGDSVPLLLTGAAYLAAAVATACLTALYVTSTARLSQAMLLDLRVRVFRHTQRLSLEFHEKYTSGRIIARQTSDLEALRELLDSGISSLASGMLFMVFTAVTVFALDWRSGLLVLAAGVPMYFLARWYQKHSQIAFRESRVVSARLIVHFVETMTGIRAVKAFRKERENAEQYAGLSEDYRKVTVRSINLNGVLQPGLVLIGNVCVAVVLLFGGFRVLSGDLAVGVLLALILSTKRFFQPVDQMAMFYNSFQSAQAALEKVSGLLEEVPTVRPPKNPVALHDAKGAIDFKGVEFRYGDGPVIIPAMDLHIPAGQTVALVGQTGAGKSTLAKLIARFYDVSSGSLTLDGVDLRELATADLRRNVVMVTQEAFLFSGSVADNIALGRPEASREEIEDAARAVGAHGFITELPEGYDTDVNKRGGRVSAGQRQLISFARAFLARPAVLILDEATSSLDIPSERLVQTGLAGLLQGIGADSGRTALIIAHRLSTVETADRVLVVHDGRVVEDGTPEQLIGGGGRFAQLHGAWKDSLV, encoded by the coding sequence ATGAGCAGTGCGACCTTCGGCACCGCGAACGAGGACAACGCGCACCTGTCCAAGGGCGAGAGCAAGACCGTCCGGCGCCGTTCCCTGGCCCTTCTGGGTTCGCTGATCCGCCCGGTCCGCCGGCGGTTCTGGCTGACCATTGCCGCCGTCGTGCTGTCCCAGGCGGCCCGCGTCGCGGGGCCCGCGCTGATCGCTTTCGGCATCGACCGGGCCCTTCCGGCCCTGACCGCCGGCGACAGCGTCCCGCTGCTGCTCACCGGCGCCGCCTACCTCGCCGCCGCCGTCGCGACGGCGTGCCTTACCGCCCTGTACGTGACCTCGACGGCGAGGCTGAGCCAGGCGATGCTGCTGGACCTGCGCGTCCGGGTCTTCCGGCACACCCAGCGGCTCAGCCTGGAATTCCACGAAAAGTACACGTCGGGGCGCATCATCGCCCGGCAGACCTCGGACCTGGAGGCGCTGCGCGAACTCCTGGACTCGGGGATCAGCTCGCTGGCCTCCGGGATGCTGTTTATGGTGTTCACCGCCGTGACGGTGTTTGCCCTCGACTGGCGGAGCGGGCTCTTGGTCCTCGCCGCCGGCGTGCCGATGTACTTCCTGGCCCGCTGGTACCAGAAGCACTCCCAGATCGCGTTCCGCGAATCCCGCGTTGTCTCGGCGCGGCTGATCGTGCACTTCGTCGAAACCATGACCGGCATCCGCGCGGTGAAGGCGTTCCGCAAGGAACGCGAAAACGCGGAGCAGTATGCCGGGCTCTCCGAGGACTACCGCAAGGTCACGGTCCGCTCCATCAACCTCAATGGGGTCCTCCAGCCGGGGTTGGTGCTGATCGGGAACGTCTGCGTCGCCGTCGTCCTGCTGTTCGGCGGCTTCCGGGTGCTCAGCGGCGACCTGGCCGTCGGTGTGCTGCTGGCCCTGATCCTGTCCACGAAGCGCTTCTTCCAGCCGGTGGACCAGATGGCCATGTTCTACAACTCGTTCCAGAGCGCGCAGGCTGCGCTGGAGAAGGTCTCCGGGCTGCTCGAGGAGGTTCCCACTGTCCGGCCGCCCAAGAACCCGGTAGCCCTGCACGACGCCAAGGGAGCCATCGACTTCAAGGGGGTCGAATTCCGCTACGGCGACGGGCCGGTCATCATCCCGGCCATGGACCTGCACATCCCCGCCGGCCAGACGGTGGCGCTGGTGGGCCAGACCGGCGCCGGCAAATCCACCCTCGCGAAGCTGATCGCCCGCTTCTACGACGTCTCTTCCGGCTCCCTCACGCTCGACGGCGTGGACCTGCGGGAACTGGCGACGGCGGACCTGCGCCGGAATGTCGTGATGGTCACCCAGGAGGCCTTCCTGTTCAGCGGCTCCGTCGCGGACAACATCGCCCTCGGCCGGCCCGAAGCCTCCCGTGAGGAGATCGAGGACGCCGCCAGGGCCGTGGGCGCGCACGGGTTCATCACGGAACTCCCGGAAGGCTACGACACCGACGTCAACAAGCGCGGCGGCCGGGTCTCCGCCGGACAGCGGCAGCTCATCAGCTTCGCCCGGGCTTTCCTGGCCCGGCCCGCCGTGCTGATCCTGGACGAGGCCACGTCCTCGCTGGACATCCCGTCCGAGCGGCTTGTGCAGACCGGCCTGGCGGGGCTGTTGCAGGGCATCGGCGCCGACAGCGGCCGGACGGCCCTCATCATCGCCCACCGCCTGTCGACAGTGGAGACCGCCGACAGGGTCCTCGTGGTCCATGACGGGCGCGTGGTCGAGGACGGCACCCCGGAGCAGCTGATCGGTGGCGGCGGGCGCTTCGCGCAGCTGCACGGCGCCTGGAAGGACTCGCTGGTCTGA
- a CDS encoding helix-turn-helix domain-containing protein, with amino-acid sequence MGNGFGEKLRAERLERGLTQAELGRDLYSPSYISLLETGRREPTADVIEELARRLELAPKALEAWSQPVSVSDAEYVLAGLYARQAWDLRDYALAATHAASAAQIALEAKNTSAWWNMSYMQAECLMKQGQLKECQDLVQRLLDHPMAAESAGLGVRARQMLAAVCHGQGQLAVAVGHAQEAVRLCAELPKGSTLIIGALRALIGALAESGRLDEAWEYCQAMNEQMDDHSMTQLAGEVAWVIGNVAFMRHDYMEGIKYHERAAQLLSPANDIDLWARFNKASAAVRLSSGIVEPETLTSIERAELALSIVGGNKTDQLEVAFIRARWLYLTGDIVAAVQKLREIHAEKDALAKHVAGEVALLLGKSLKAAGESDEALIYLEEAQKEFSAAGASDRVQQAMDAVLEIRLAQRRAQAAASSGTDAARSATA; translated from the coding sequence GTGGGGAACGGATTCGGGGAGAAACTCCGAGCGGAACGGCTCGAACGCGGCCTGACGCAAGCGGAATTGGGACGGGATTTGTACTCGCCCAGCTACATCTCCCTGCTGGAGACCGGACGCCGCGAACCGACCGCCGATGTCATTGAGGAACTGGCGCGGCGGCTCGAACTGGCGCCCAAGGCGCTGGAAGCGTGGAGCCAGCCGGTGTCCGTCAGCGACGCCGAATACGTGTTGGCGGGCCTGTATGCACGCCAGGCCTGGGACCTGCGGGACTACGCCCTGGCCGCAACGCACGCCGCGTCGGCGGCCCAGATCGCCCTGGAAGCCAAAAACACCAGCGCCTGGTGGAACATGAGCTATATGCAGGCCGAGTGCCTGATGAAGCAGGGCCAGCTGAAGGAATGCCAGGACCTGGTCCAGAGGCTGTTGGACCACCCGATGGCCGCCGAATCGGCGGGCCTGGGGGTCCGGGCACGGCAGATGCTCGCGGCCGTGTGCCACGGGCAGGGACAGCTGGCAGTCGCCGTCGGGCATGCGCAGGAAGCCGTGCGGCTCTGCGCGGAGCTGCCCAAAGGCTCCACGCTGATCATTGGTGCGCTGCGCGCCCTGATCGGTGCGCTGGCTGAAAGCGGCCGGCTGGACGAGGCCTGGGAATACTGCCAGGCCATGAACGAGCAGATGGATGACCACTCCATGACCCAGCTCGCCGGCGAGGTCGCCTGGGTGATCGGCAACGTGGCCTTTATGCGCCACGACTACATGGAGGGCATCAAATACCACGAGCGTGCCGCGCAGCTGCTCTCCCCCGCCAACGACATCGACCTCTGGGCGCGGTTCAACAAGGCCTCCGCCGCCGTCCGCCTGTCCTCCGGGATCGTGGAGCCTGAGACGCTGACCTCAATCGAGCGGGCAGAGCTGGCGCTCTCGATCGTTGGCGGGAACAAGACGGACCAGCTGGAGGTGGCGTTCATCCGGGCCCGCTGGCTCTACCTGACCGGCGACATTGTGGCGGCCGTCCAGAAACTGCGGGAGATCCACGCCGAGAAGGACGCACTCGCCAAGCACGTCGCCGGCGAGGTGGCCCTCCTGCTGGGCAAGTCGCTCAAGGCTGCCGGCGAATCCGACGAGGCCCTCATCTACCTCGAGGAAGCCCAGAAGGAATTCAGCGCGGCCGGCGCCTCGGACCGGGTCCAGCAGGCGATGGACGCCGTGCTGGAAATCCGGCTGGCGCAGCGCCGCGCGCAGGCCGCCGCTTCGTCCGGAACGGACGCGGCCCGCTCCGCGACGGCCTAG
- a CDS encoding phosphoribosylaminoimidazolesuccinocarboxamide synthase produces the protein MTHSESPLPAAEPAPSAPRGGLDTETLDLPGWKHIYSGKVRDLYVPADESITERIGQECVLVVASDRISAYDHVLASEIPDKGRILTQLSLWWFEQLGVEHHVLASTVDAGVPAAVEGRAMICKKLDMFPVECIARGYLTGSGLEEYRQSRTVCSIPLPEGLVDGSRLEEAIFTPSAKAEVGEHDENITYDAVVGIVGEDIAARLRELTLEIYTKAEEIARGRGIILADTKVEFGFDVATGVITLGDEVLTPDSSRFWDAATYEPGKAQPSYDKQYVRDWLTSAESGWDKSSDVAPPALPADVVARTRSRYVEAYEKLTGRTFA, from the coding sequence ATGACCCACTCCGAATCCCCCCTTCCGGCCGCCGAGCCCGCGCCTTCGGCGCCGAGGGGAGGCCTGGACACCGAGACGCTGGACCTGCCCGGCTGGAAGCACATCTACTCCGGAAAGGTCCGCGACCTCTACGTTCCGGCGGACGAGTCCATCACGGAGCGCATCGGGCAGGAGTGCGTCCTGGTGGTGGCCAGCGACCGCATCAGCGCGTACGACCACGTCCTCGCCAGCGAGATCCCGGACAAGGGCCGCATCCTGACCCAGCTGAGCCTGTGGTGGTTCGAACAGCTCGGCGTGGAGCACCACGTGCTCGCGTCCACGGTCGACGCCGGTGTGCCCGCCGCCGTGGAGGGCCGGGCAATGATCTGCAAGAAGCTGGACATGTTCCCGGTCGAATGCATCGCCCGCGGCTACCTCACCGGCTCCGGGCTCGAGGAGTACCGGCAGTCCCGCACCGTGTGCAGCATCCCCCTGCCGGAAGGCCTGGTGGACGGGTCCCGGCTCGAGGAGGCAATCTTCACCCCCTCCGCGAAGGCCGAGGTGGGCGAGCATGACGAAAACATCACCTACGACGCCGTCGTCGGCATCGTGGGGGAGGACATCGCCGCGCGGCTGCGCGAACTCACGCTGGAGATCTACACCAAGGCCGAGGAGATCGCCCGCGGGCGCGGCATTATCCTCGCCGACACGAAGGTGGAGTTCGGCTTCGACGTCGCCACCGGCGTCATCACGCTCGGCGACGAGGTGCTCACCCCGGATTCCTCACGGTTCTGGGATGCAGCCACCTATGAGCCGGGCAAGGCCCAGCCCTCCTACGACAAGCAGTACGTCCGGGACTGGCTGACCTCCGCCGAATCCGGCTGGGACAAGTCCTCGGACGTGGCGCCGCCGGCGCTGCCGGCCGACGTCGTCGCCCGGACCCGCAGCCGCTACGTCGAGGCCTACGAGAAACTCACCGGGCGGACGTTCGCCTAG
- the purD gene encoding phosphoribosylamine--glycine ligase, with protein MKVLVIGPGGREHAIVRSLLADPNVSEVHAAPGNAGISKLVPTHAIDANDPAAVAALATRLTVDLVVVGPEAPLAAGVSDAVRAAGIPVFGPSKAAAQLEASKAFAKEVMAEAGVPTAMARVAGNAEEAADALDTFGAPYVVKDDGLAAGKGVVVTNNRVEALAHAQSCFDAGGTVVIEEFLDGPEVSVFVLCDGRNTVALSPAQDFKRIFDNDEGPNTGGMGAYTPLEWAPEGLVQEVLDRVAQPTVNQMAHRGTPFVGVLFVGLALTSRGTRVIEFNVRFGDPETQAVLARLKTPLGGLLMAAAKGELDKVQPLRWSKETAVAVVVAAENYPDAPRTGDRIRGLKKVESIEGVHVIHAGTRLDDEGKVISAGGRVLAVVALGTDLVEARERAYDGVELVQLDGSQFRTDIGGKAARGEIKVQTPGAPAATKAKA; from the coding sequence GTGAAGGTACTTGTCATCGGCCCCGGCGGCCGCGAACACGCCATTGTCCGATCCTTGCTTGCAGACCCGAACGTGTCTGAGGTCCACGCGGCCCCGGGCAACGCCGGCATCAGCAAACTGGTCCCCACACATGCCATCGACGCGAACGATCCCGCCGCCGTCGCGGCCCTGGCCACCCGGCTCACCGTCGACCTGGTGGTGGTCGGCCCCGAGGCGCCGCTGGCCGCAGGCGTGTCCGACGCCGTCCGCGCCGCCGGCATTCCGGTGTTCGGCCCCAGCAAGGCCGCGGCCCAGCTTGAGGCCTCGAAAGCGTTCGCCAAGGAAGTCATGGCCGAGGCGGGCGTCCCCACGGCCATGGCCCGGGTAGCCGGCAACGCCGAGGAAGCGGCCGACGCGCTCGACACCTTTGGTGCCCCCTACGTCGTCAAGGACGACGGGCTCGCCGCAGGCAAGGGCGTCGTGGTCACCAACAACCGGGTAGAGGCCCTCGCGCACGCGCAGAGCTGCTTTGATGCCGGCGGCACGGTGGTCATCGAGGAGTTCCTGGACGGCCCCGAGGTCTCCGTCTTCGTCCTCTGCGACGGCCGCAACACCGTGGCGCTCTCCCCGGCACAGGATTTCAAACGGATCTTCGACAACGACGAGGGTCCCAACACCGGCGGCATGGGCGCCTACACCCCGCTGGAATGGGCCCCCGAAGGCCTCGTCCAGGAGGTCCTGGACCGGGTCGCCCAGCCCACGGTCAACCAGATGGCCCACCGCGGCACGCCGTTCGTCGGTGTGCTCTTTGTCGGACTGGCCCTGACGTCCCGCGGCACCCGCGTGATCGAGTTCAACGTCCGCTTCGGCGACCCGGAAACCCAGGCCGTCCTGGCCCGCCTCAAGACCCCCCTCGGCGGGCTGCTGATGGCAGCCGCCAAGGGCGAACTGGACAAGGTCCAGCCGCTGCGGTGGTCCAAGGAAACCGCCGTCGCCGTCGTCGTCGCCGCCGAAAACTACCCGGATGCCCCGCGCACCGGCGACCGCATCCGCGGACTCAAGAAAGTGGAGTCGATCGAGGGCGTCCACGTGATCCACGCCGGCACCAGACTCGACGACGAAGGCAAAGTCATCTCCGCCGGCGGACGGGTCCTCGCCGTCGTCGCGCTCGGCACGGATCTCGTCGAGGCCCGCGAACGGGCGTACGACGGCGTCGAGCTGGTCCAGCTGGACGGCAGCCAGTTCCGCACCGACATCGGCGGCAAGGCGGCCCGCGGCGAAATCAAAGTACAGACGCCCGGCGCCCCGGCCGCCACGAAAGCGAAGGCCTGA